One Acutalibacter muris DNA window includes the following coding sequences:
- a CDS encoding SpaA isopeptide-forming pilin-related protein, translated as MALVMALLLCFSMFVSFGTTAQAAGERSEIYMVSFPRDAESNRDHWDRDNLQFMNGWYMEAYDMFATFAVGSHEGKVAYCIEPGTPIDNAHTFTAKDETFWDNYPSSLNKTIDADTIKSLIGRILQYGYTGNIDPTWVSQNSAAADKLAHVYATQLLIWETIVGERDEQFAHVSTGGKNPVLDFIKPGHPLRSRIMDKYNSMVTSVQNHSKVPSFMAKSRGKAPTIELEWDGNQYTAKLTDDNKVLGNYNFTSDYTAMKFTTSGNVLTITSPTAPTGDVTVSASKKDSKRMGLVVWDDGSFGPGVGQQNTVTYTQSVTDPIAAYLKLNVSYGSAKIVKTSEDGKVEGITFRITGSSIDQTVTTNSRGEVQIDNLQPGEYTVTEQVDGDYVPQEPQKVTVQAGQTATVSFNNSLQKGSLTVTKNSEDGLNSGVRFHLYGTSSMGETVDLYATTNISGVAQFTDVPIGSGYTLEEVDTAVRYVVPATQTANIEWEKVTNATFRNVLKKFNITLNKVDGETGTQQGDTTLAGAVYGVYKDGELVDTYTTDSDGHFTTSYYVCDSGWTVQEITPSEGYPLDETSYPAGADPKQYEVEFNSAPALTSPETVQKSKITLIKHCDDGSTQIETPEVGAEFAVFLKSSGSYDSAKESERDYLVCDENGYAETKLLPYGVYTVRQTKGWDGRELMKDFDVFINKDGGVYRYLINNAPFTSYVKVIKTDSETGKAIPYAGAGFQIYDPNGQLVTMRFTYPAVTEIDTFYTTTDGTLITPEVLPYGTGYSLVEVQAPYGYVLNSEPVYFDITPAGSTEVSDVTVVEVERPNMPQKGAISITKQGEVFSSVTALGGAATDEDGNEVELPVSYQPVYEEKQLAGAVYEVTAAEDIVTPDSTLRYSAGEVVATLTTAQDGPVATEPLYLGKYLVREIKAPFGTVLDTETHTVELTYAGQEVEITETGATLHDDRQKIKINLEKVLEQDERFQIGMNGEIATVQFGLYASEDITAVDGSVIPADGLIETINCAEDGSIVFATDLPLGSYYVKEISTDKHYTLPDTVYPIVFEYAGPDVALVKVALNDGEPITNELIYSSIKGLKIDRENQETIAGALFGLFRPDALQFTSETAILTSTSDEKGVFSFEDVPLGNWIVRELQPAEGYLPNTDIHHVQVERDEQIVEINVVNDRIPELGTTANIGGEKEVNATEIFTLEDVVEYTHLVPGKEYTVKGVLMDKATGEALKINGAEARSETAFTPENPSGTVTVVFEFDSKYIKADTDIVVFESLYQEGRELAIHADLEDESQTVTVHVPEIGTQATIGEEKEVTIDGPITIDDVVAFKNLTPGKEYKLVGVLMDKATGNPFKVGDKEIRAEATFTTEKADGETVVKFTFDGSGITQATEIVVFETLYQGEVKIAAHEDINDEGQTVKVVPVTPGKPTTPNPGNPQTGDRSIMGFWIGLGAIALGGLAAGIIMYNRKKKEDGER; from the coding sequence ATGGCGCTGGTCATGGCACTGCTTCTGTGCTTTTCCATGTTCGTCAGCTTCGGAACTACGGCCCAGGCCGCTGGAGAGCGCTCGGAAATCTATATGGTGAGCTTCCCCCGTGACGCGGAAAGCAACCGCGACCATTGGGACCGGGACAACCTCCAGTTCATGAACGGTTGGTATATGGAGGCTTATGATATGTTCGCCACCTTTGCCGTTGGCTCCCATGAGGGCAAGGTGGCGTATTGTATTGAGCCGGGTACACCCATCGACAACGCCCACACGTTTACCGCCAAGGACGAAACATTTTGGGACAACTATCCGTCCTCGCTCAACAAGACTATCGACGCGGACACTATCAAATCCCTGATTGGGCGCATCCTGCAGTACGGCTACACCGGCAATATTGATCCCACCTGGGTATCTCAGAACAGCGCCGCAGCTGACAAGCTGGCACACGTTTATGCAACCCAGCTTCTGATTTGGGAAACTATCGTTGGCGAGAGGGATGAGCAGTTTGCTCACGTCAGCACCGGCGGGAAAAATCCTGTGCTTGATTTCATCAAGCCTGGGCATCCTCTGCGCTCCCGGATCATGGACAAGTATAATTCCATGGTCACCAGCGTCCAGAATCACAGCAAAGTGCCGTCCTTCATGGCGAAAAGCCGGGGCAAGGCTCCCACTATTGAGTTGGAATGGGATGGCAACCAGTACACTGCCAAGCTCACCGATGACAACAAAGTGCTGGGGAACTACAATTTTACCTCTGACTACACTGCAATGAAGTTCACCACCAGCGGCAACGTACTGACCATCACCAGTCCCACAGCTCCTACTGGTGATGTAACCGTCAGTGCCAGCAAAAAGGACTCTAAGCGCATGGGCCTGGTTGTGTGGGATGACGGCTCCTTCGGCCCCGGCGTTGGGCAGCAGAACACGGTCACCTACACCCAATCCGTTACCGACCCTATTGCCGCCTATCTCAAGCTGAACGTGTCCTACGGCTCCGCAAAGATCGTCAAGACCTCTGAGGACGGCAAAGTGGAGGGTATCACCTTCCGCATCACCGGCAGCAGCATCGACCAGACCGTCACCACCAACAGCCGTGGCGAGGTGCAGATCGACAACCTGCAGCCGGGAGAATACACCGTCACGGAGCAGGTGGATGGCGACTATGTCCCCCAGGAGCCGCAGAAGGTAACTGTGCAGGCCGGACAGACGGCGACCGTCAGCTTCAATAACAGCTTGCAGAAAGGCTCCCTGACCGTTACCAAGAATAGCGAGGACGGCTTGAATTCTGGTGTTCGTTTCCACTTATATGGGACTTCCAGTATGGGCGAAACTGTGGATCTGTACGCCACTACCAACATCTCTGGTGTAGCGCAGTTCACCGATGTGCCTATTGGCAGCGGGTACACCCTGGAGGAAGTGGATACGGCTGTCCGCTATGTTGTACCCGCCACTCAGACTGCCAATATTGAGTGGGAGAAGGTTACCAATGCCACCTTCCGCAATGTCCTCAAGAAGTTTAATATCACTCTTAACAAGGTGGACGGCGAAACAGGCACTCAGCAGGGCGACACCACTTTGGCAGGCGCTGTGTACGGCGTGTATAAGGACGGCGAGTTGGTGGACACCTACACCACAGATTCTGACGGACATTTTACCACCAGCTACTATGTGTGTGATTCCGGTTGGACGGTTCAGGAAATCACTCCCAGCGAGGGATATCCGCTGGACGAAACCTCCTACCCCGCGGGCGCTGATCCCAAACAGTATGAGGTGGAATTCAACTCGGCCCCGGCTCTCACCAGCCCTGAAACCGTGCAGAAGAGCAAAATCACGCTCATCAAGCATTGTGACGATGGATCCACGCAGATCGAGACCCCGGAGGTGGGCGCGGAGTTTGCCGTATTCCTGAAGTCCTCTGGCAGCTATGACAGCGCCAAGGAGTCCGAGAGGGACTACCTGGTTTGTGACGAAAACGGCTATGCGGAAACCAAGCTGCTCCCCTATGGTGTGTACACCGTCCGTCAGACTAAGGGCTGGGACGGGCGCGAGCTCATGAAGGATTTTGACGTGTTCATCAATAAGGACGGCGGCGTATACCGGTATCTTATCAACAACGCGCCGTTCACCAGCTACGTCAAGGTCATTAAGACCGATTCCGAGACCGGAAAGGCTATCCCCTATGCCGGGGCCGGGTTCCAGATTTACGACCCCAATGGGCAGCTCGTCACCATGCGGTTCACCTATCCGGCGGTGACGGAAATCGACACCTTCTATACCACCACAGATGGCACCCTCATTACCCCAGAGGTTCTGCCCTACGGCACAGGCTACTCCCTGGTGGAAGTGCAGGCTCCTTACGGCTATGTGCTGAACTCTGAGCCTGTTTATTTTGACATTACCCCTGCTGGCTCCACAGAGGTAAGTGATGTCACCGTGGTAGAAGTAGAGCGGCCCAATATGCCGCAAAAGGGCGCCATCAGCATTACCAAGCAGGGCGAGGTATTCTCCTCCGTGACAGCTCTGGGCGGCGCGGCCACCGATGAGGACGGCAATGAAGTTGAACTCCCTGTCAGCTATCAGCCTGTCTATGAGGAAAAGCAGTTGGCTGGCGCGGTCTACGAGGTAACCGCTGCCGAGGATATCGTCACCCCGGACAGCACCCTGCGCTATTCCGCAGGCGAGGTAGTTGCCACCCTTACGACCGCCCAGGACGGCCCTGTTGCCACTGAACCCCTCTACCTGGGGAAGTACCTGGTGCGGGAGATCAAGGCCCCGTTTGGCACGGTTCTGGACACGGAAACGCATACTGTGGAGTTGACCTATGCTGGGCAGGAGGTAGAGATCACCGAGACTGGCGCCACCCTGCACGACGACCGGCAGAAGATAAAAATCAACCTGGAGAAGGTGTTAGAGCAGGACGAGCGGTTCCAGATTGGGATGAACGGCGAAATTGCCACCGTGCAGTTTGGCCTGTACGCCAGCGAGGATATCACCGCTGTAGATGGCTCCGTTATTCCTGCCGATGGGCTGATTGAGACCATTAACTGTGCGGAAGATGGTTCCATAGTGTTTGCCACCGACCTCCCTCTGGGCAGCTATTACGTCAAGGAGATCAGCACCGACAAGCATTATACCCTGCCCGATACTGTGTACCCCATTGTGTTCGAGTATGCCGGGCCAGATGTTGCGCTGGTGAAGGTTGCCCTGAACGACGGCGAACCTATCACCAACGAACTCATCTACAGCAGCATCAAGGGCCTGAAAATTGACCGGGAGAATCAGGAAACCATCGCCGGTGCGCTGTTTGGATTGTTCCGCCCGGATGCACTGCAATTCACTTCCGAGACCGCCATACTGACATCTACCTCAGATGAGAAAGGCGTGTTCAGCTTTGAGGATGTTCCTCTGGGAAATTGGATCGTCCGGGAACTGCAGCCTGCCGAAGGGTATCTTCCCAATACCGACATCCACCATGTCCAGGTAGAGCGCGACGAGCAGATTGTTGAAATCAACGTGGTAAATGACCGTATCCCGGAGCTGGGAACTACCGCCAACATCGGCGGCGAGAAGGAGGTAAACGCCACCGAAATCTTTACCCTGGAAGATGTAGTGGAGTACACCCATCTGGTACCGGGCAAGGAGTACACCGTCAAGGGTGTGCTTATGGACAAGGCCACCGGCGAAGCGCTGAAAATCAATGGTGCAGAGGCGCGTTCTGAAACCGCCTTCACCCCTGAGAACCCCAGCGGTACGGTCACGGTTGTGTTTGAATTTGATTCCAAGTATATCAAGGCCGACACCGATATTGTGGTGTTCGAGAGTCTGTATCAGGAGGGCCGGGAGCTGGCAATCCATGCTGACCTGGAAGATGAAAGCCAGACCGTGACCGTTCATGTGCCGGAGATCGGCACCCAGGCAACTATCGGAGAGGAAAAAGAGGTTACCATCGACGGGCCGATTACTATCGACGATGTGGTGGCGTTTAAGAATCTGACTCCTGGCAAGGAGTACAAGCTGGTGGGTGTCCTCATGGACAAGGCCACCGGTAATCCGTTCAAGGTTGGCGATAAAGAAATCCGTGCCGAGGCCACTTTTACCACTGAAAAGGCCGATGGCGAAACTGTAGTAAAGTTCACCTTCGACGGCAGCGGCATCACCCAGGCCACGGAAATCGTGGTGTTCGAAACGCTCTATCAGGGCGAGGTGAAGATTGCTGCTCATGAGGATATCAACGATGAAGGCCAGACTGTGAAGGTCGTGCCGGTCACTCCCGGCAAGCCCACCACGCCTAACCCCGGCAACCCGCAGACCGGCGACCGCTCCATTATGGGTTTCTGGATCGGTCTGGGCGCCATCGCGCTGGGCGGGTTGGCGGCTGGCATCATCATGTACAACAGAAAGAAAAAAGAGGATGGTGAGCGATGA
- a CDS encoding DUF3852 domain-containing protein — translation MRKRWKKFLLCTVFAVLLVPVLAAPAMATGDVAGAIQSTWTTAQGQIRTVVDNVVFPVIDMILAILFFVKLGTAYFDYKKHGQFEFTAPAILFACLIFMMTAPLYIWTIL, via the coding sequence ATGAGAAAAAGATGGAAAAAGTTTTTGCTTTGCACTGTGTTCGCAGTGCTGCTGGTGCCGGTTCTGGCGGCTCCCGCCATGGCGACCGGCGATGTGGCAGGCGCTATCCAGAGCACCTGGACAACAGCGCAGGGGCAGATCCGCACAGTTGTCGACAATGTGGTGTTCCCTGTAATAGACATGATTTTGGCGATTTTATTCTTCGTCAAACTGGGGACCGCTTATTTCGACTACAAGAAGCATGGACAGTTTGAGTTCACGGCTCCGGCGATCCTGTTCGCCTGCCTTATCTTCATGATGACAGCCCCACTCTATATCTGGACGATTCTGTAA
- a CDS encoding conjugal transfer protein TrbL family protein codes for MIRWFYNTIFDAASDFFTMMGNMGADIFDLNWVSATISLFTMFGWSLFIAGTVVAVFDVAIEYQTGRASVKTTAINVLKGFRGLECGSGPSL; via the coding sequence ATGATACGATGGTTTTACAACACGATTTTTGACGCGGCCAGCGATTTCTTCACCATGATGGGCAACATGGGCGCGGATATCTTCGACCTGAACTGGGTCAGCGCGACCATATCCCTGTTTACCATGTTCGGCTGGTCGCTGTTCATTGCTGGGACGGTGGTTGCTGTGTTCGACGTAGCCATAGAATACCAGACTGGCAGGGCCAGCGTCAAGACTACGGCAATAAACGTCCTCAAGGGCTTCCGTGGCTTGGAATGTGGCTCCGGCCCTTCCCTATAG
- a CDS encoding AbrB/MazE/SpoVT family DNA-binding domain-containing protein produces the protein MKKLLRILGKRGRITIPFEIRQRVGFVYNDVLSFTESEDGRSVVIRREKLCDDCRGKTVSAMADDRTMLLELLDSLPTELKKAAFVQLSESLGRLPKREIRTGPPRIREAETPM, from the coding sequence ATGAAAAAGCTGCTGCGCATTTTGGGCAAGCGAGGGCGTATCACCATCCCCTTTGAAATCCGGCAGCGGGTGGGGTTTGTCTACAACGACGTGCTATCTTTCACCGAGAGTGAAGATGGGCGGTCGGTGGTTATCCGCAGGGAGAAGCTCTGCGATGACTGCCGGGGCAAGACCGTGAGCGCTATGGCGGATGACAGGACTATGTTGCTGGAACTGCTGGATTCGCTCCCCACGGAACTCAAGAAAGCAGCTTTTGTGCAGCTTTCGGAAAGTCTCGGCAGGCTGCCCAAGAGGGAAATTCGAACTGGACCGCCGCGCATCCGGGAAGCGGAAACGCCCATGTGA
- a CDS encoding DNA adenine methylase: protein MGNKAPILPIIYSLFPLEYGRFVEVFGGSGSVLLGKPPDSFEVYNDFDRNLTNLFHCMKERTMATIRELGFSNLNSRADFQAIKKFFQHEQFDDRFLEEEMEMTEILFPPPAAEELQAIRQRITKDYDVRQAAMYLKLLRYSYSSGKKSFASQPFDLRRLFGLIQQLESRLANVVIENQDFETLIHHYDRPDTFFYLDPPYFSTEDMYAVEFAWADHVRLRDTAANMQGRFLLSYNDCAEIRELYDGFPIFDFTRVHSMAQRYEAGKEFKELLIGNYDLFEREKSKPAQMKFEI, encoded by the coding sequence GTGGGCAACAAAGCGCCCATCCTCCCCATTATCTACAGCCTGTTTCCCTTGGAATATGGCCGGTTTGTGGAGGTGTTCGGCGGCTCTGGGAGCGTGCTGCTGGGCAAGCCTCCTGACTCTTTTGAGGTGTACAACGACTTCGACCGCAATCTCACAAACCTGTTCCACTGCATGAAAGAACGGACGATGGCGACTATCCGGGAGTTGGGGTTTTCCAACCTCAATTCCCGCGCGGATTTCCAGGCTATCAAGAAGTTTTTTCAACATGAACAATTCGATGACAGATTCCTGGAAGAAGAAATGGAAATGACGGAAATCTTGTTCCCACCGCCAGCGGCAGAGGAATTGCAGGCCATCCGGCAGCGCATCACCAAGGATTACGACGTGCGCCAGGCGGCTATGTACCTGAAGTTACTGCGATATAGCTACTCCAGCGGAAAGAAATCTTTCGCCTCCCAGCCCTTCGACTTGCGGCGGCTGTTTGGCCTTATTCAGCAACTGGAGAGCAGATTGGCCAATGTGGTAATCGAAAATCAGGACTTTGAAACGCTCATCCACCACTATGATAGGCCTGACACCTTCTTCTATCTCGACCCGCCGTACTTCTCCACAGAGGATATGTACGCTGTGGAGTTTGCCTGGGCAGATCATGTTCGGCTGCGGGACACGGCGGCGAATATGCAGGGCCGGTTTCTGCTGTCCTACAACGATTGTGCAGAGATTCGAGAGTTGTACGACGGATTCCCCATTTTTGATTTCACCAGAGTCCACTCCATGGCTCAGCGGTATGAGGCCGGGAAGGAATTCAAGGAACTGCTCATCGGCAACTACGACCTGTTCGAGAGAGAAAAATCCAAGCCCGCTCAAATGAAATTTGAAATATAG
- a CDS encoding DUF7768 domain-containing protein: MKKVYICAPLSGDVQDNLEKAKRYSEYALRCGAAPVTPHFYALCLDDSIPEEREMGMAAGLSLLWFCDEVWMFGDQTTDGMRAEIKLAHNLNIKVRIIKEHEIKKVIGDVSA; encoded by the coding sequence ATGAAGAAGGTGTATATCTGCGCGCCCCTTTCGGGGGACGTGCAGGACAATCTAGAAAAAGCAAAACGCTATAGCGAATACGCACTGAGGTGCGGGGCGGCTCCGGTCACCCCGCATTTTTATGCGCTGTGTTTGGATGACAGCATCCCGGAGGAACGTGAGATGGGTATGGCTGCCGGGCTTAGTCTTCTGTGGTTTTGCGATGAGGTTTGGATGTTCGGTGACCAGACTACGGACGGCATGAGGGCAGAAATCAAGCTGGCACACAATCTCAATATCAAAGTTAGGATTATCAAGGAACACGAAATCAAAAAAGTGATAGGAGATGTTTCAGCATGA